In one window of Nocardia brasiliensis DNA:
- a CDS encoding serine/threonine-protein kinase: MAHPAPPVSGATVASDRRPDDSRGSGVAEVVARFAEAWRADDEPPDLRAYLPDSPAMRRVALIELIKVDLAQRWGRGTAPKRLAEYVDELPELRTWPLPPDLIYEEFHLRRRAGAAVPVAEYTAAYPEQAEQLSELLATDDYHSTMLSAAEPVRLDELAAGQQIDDFDLMTSLGRGAFARVFLARQRSMQRLVAVKISRDKGTEPQTLAQLDHDYIVRVFDQRVLTSRKLRLLYMQYVPGGTLFTVLERVRATAPEHRTGALLVDVVDAVLAGKGEIRPSESSLRAQLNALSWPETIAWLGRRLAEALDYAGKAGVLHRDIKPANVLLTADGVPKLADFNISFSGNVSGASPVAYFGGSLAYMSPEQLAAVHPDRPGTAEDLDTRSDLYALAVMLWELLTGRKPFDDEGVSGGDRTALDGMLERRSGSPKVLPYQDLPADCPAALRRVLVRALDPDPDKRWPSGAEMAQQLEVCLDARARDLVDPPPGSWRLRSRLLMHPIMALAIAVPNALAIWYSYHHNRTLIISKLDAPAQQRFDQIAVSTYVLCFLIGFVVTNVLTAGLWRVSRGLSKGRDYDTRTLARARSDTLLLGKRNVLTCFALWVIAGVVVPVSVRATGNHLAAQSYLHFFLTQIVCGAIAMAYPYFLVNFYAVRSLYPMFLPHGGLGGTDARRLRQLDRRSTYFLAIAAAVPLLGVAGATFIPGEDIPSVIVPLRVLCVGSALAFIGVYWLFRMLEKDLAALERIVAHQN; this comes from the coding sequence ATGGCGCACCCCGCCCCGCCGGTCTCGGGGGCGACGGTCGCATCGGACCGTCGGCCCGACGACTCGCGCGGTAGCGGGGTGGCCGAGGTGGTGGCGCGTTTCGCCGAGGCGTGGCGCGCGGACGACGAACCGCCGGACCTGCGGGCCTACCTGCCCGACTCCCCCGCCATGCGACGGGTCGCGCTGATCGAGCTGATCAAGGTCGACCTCGCCCAGCGCTGGGGCCGCGGCACCGCGCCGAAGCGGCTCGCGGAATACGTCGACGAATTGCCGGAGTTGCGCACCTGGCCGCTGCCGCCCGACCTGATCTACGAGGAGTTCCACTTGCGGCGCCGTGCGGGCGCCGCGGTGCCGGTCGCCGAGTACACCGCGGCGTATCCCGAACAGGCCGAACAACTCTCAGAGCTGCTCGCGACCGATGACTATCACAGCACCATGCTGTCGGCGGCCGAGCCGGTGCGCCTGGACGAGCTGGCGGCCGGGCAGCAGATCGACGATTTCGACCTGATGACCTCGCTCGGCCGTGGCGCGTTCGCCCGGGTCTTCCTGGCCAGGCAGCGATCGATGCAGCGACTGGTCGCGGTGAAGATCTCCCGCGACAAGGGCACCGAGCCACAGACTTTGGCGCAGCTGGACCACGACTACATCGTGCGGGTGTTCGACCAGCGCGTGCTGACCAGCCGCAAACTGCGACTGCTGTACATGCAGTACGTGCCCGGCGGCACCCTGTTCACCGTGCTGGAACGAGTGCGCGCGACCGCACCCGAGCACCGCACCGGGGCGCTGCTCGTGGACGTGGTCGACGCGGTACTGGCGGGCAAGGGTGAGATCAGACCGAGCGAATCGTCGTTACGTGCGCAGCTGAACGCGCTGTCTTGGCCGGAGACCATCGCGTGGCTCGGCCGCCGGTTGGCCGAGGCGCTCGACTATGCGGGCAAAGCCGGTGTGCTGCACCGCGATATCAAGCCCGCGAACGTGCTGCTCACCGCGGACGGCGTGCCCAAACTCGCCGATTTCAACATCAGTTTCAGCGGCAACGTCTCCGGCGCCAGCCCGGTCGCGTACTTCGGCGGTTCGCTCGCCTACATGTCGCCCGAGCAGCTCGCCGCCGTGCACCCAGACCGGCCGGGCACCGCCGAAGACCTCGACACCAGAAGCGATCTCTACGCGCTGGCCGTGATGCTGTGGGAATTGCTCACCGGGCGAAAGCCTTTCGATGACGAGGGGGTGAGCGGCGGCGACCGAACCGCGCTGGACGGGATGCTCGAACGCCGGTCGGGCAGCCCGAAAGTGTTGCCGTATCAGGATCTTCCCGCCGACTGCCCGGCCGCGTTGCGCCGCGTGCTGGTGCGCGCGCTCGACCCCGATCCGGACAAACGCTGGCCCAGCGGCGCGGAGATGGCCCAGCAGCTGGAGGTCTGTCTGGACGCGCGGGCCCGCGACCTCGTCGACCCGCCGCCCGGCAGCTGGCGGCTGCGGTCACGGCTGCTCATGCACCCGATCATGGCGCTGGCCATCGCCGTGCCGAACGCGCTGGCCATCTGGTACAGCTACCACCACAATCGCACGCTCATCATCAGCAAGCTGGACGCGCCGGCCCAGCAGCGCTTCGATCAGATCGCGGTGAGCACCTACGTTTTGTGTTTCCTGATCGGTTTCGTCGTCACCAATGTCTTGACAGCCGGACTGTGGCGGGTCTCGCGCGGCTTAAGCAAGGGACGCGACTACGACACGCGCACCCTCGCCCGCGCGCGCTCGGACACACTGCTGCTGGGCAAGCGCAATGTGCTGACCTGTTTCGCGCTGTGGGTGATCGCGGGCGTCGTCGTCCCGGTTTCGGTGCGCGCCACCGGTAATCACCTCGCGGCACAGTCGTATCTGCACTTCTTCCTCACCCAGATCGTCTGCGGCGCCATCGCCATGGCCTATCCGTATTTCCTGGTCAACTTCTACGCGGTGCGCTCGCTGTACCCGATGTTCCTGCCCCACGGCGGGCTCGGCGGCACGGACGCGCGCCGGCTGCGCCAACTCGACCGGCGCAGCACCTATTTCCTGGCCATCGCCGCCGCGGTGCCGCTGCTCGGCGTCGCGGGCGCGACTTTCATTCCCGGCGAAGACATTCCGTCGGTCATCGTCCCCCTGCGGGTGCTGTGCGTCGGCAGCGCACTGGCCTTCATCGGCGTCTATTGGTTGTTCCGCATGCTCGAAAAAGACCTGGCCGCACTGGAACGCATCGTCGCCCACCAGAATTGA
- a CDS encoding tetratricopeptide repeat protein yields MDTGFRTALYDLGVAMYSRGEEDQACGLWAQAAAAGHPGAAYDLGVVRFRRGDLEDAERWWRTAADRREPRAMAGLAELLDRQGNYAEARVWRTCAEEERATNA; encoded by the coding sequence GTGGATACCGGGTTCCGCACCGCGCTCTATGACCTCGGCGTCGCCATGTACAGCCGCGGCGAGGAGGATCAGGCGTGCGGACTGTGGGCGCAGGCAGCAGCGGCCGGTCACCCGGGTGCCGCCTACGACCTGGGTGTCGTCCGGTTCCGGCGCGGCGATCTCGAAGATGCCGAGCGGTGGTGGCGCACGGCGGCGGACCGGCGTGAACCGCGCGCGATGGCCGGACTGGCCGAATTGCTCGACCGGCAGGGCAATTACGCGGAGGCCCGGGTCTGGCGGACCTGTGCCGAAGAAGAACGCGCGACGAACGCCTGA
- a CDS encoding NADAR family protein, with protein sequence MDLRSVDDLVSAIAAGQQVDYLRFWGHQPERDGRLGPGCLSQWWPARFTVAGARFESAEHYMMWGKAMLFGDTENATRVLAARTPREAKEFGRQVRGFDSGVWRAHRFETVLRGNIAKFGQDAALTDYLLGTGDRVLVEASPVDLVWGIGFTADDPRAADPAQWRGLNLLGFALMGARAALRAGRTVD encoded by the coding sequence ATGGATTTGCGATCGGTGGACGACCTGGTCAGCGCCATCGCGGCCGGGCAACAGGTGGACTACCTGCGGTTCTGGGGACATCAGCCGGAGCGCGACGGCCGGCTCGGGCCCGGCTGCCTGAGTCAATGGTGGCCGGCCCGCTTCACCGTCGCGGGCGCGCGGTTCGAGTCCGCCGAGCACTACATGATGTGGGGCAAGGCGATGCTGTTCGGGGACACCGAGAACGCCACCCGGGTGCTCGCCGCCCGCACCCCGCGGGAGGCAAAAGAATTCGGCAGGCAGGTGCGCGGATTCGACAGCGGCGTGTGGCGCGCCCACCGCTTCGAGACGGTGCTGCGCGGGAACATCGCGAAATTCGGCCAGGACGCCGCGCTCACCGACTATCTGCTCGGCACCGGGGACCGGGTACTGGTCGAGGCCAGTCCGGTGGACCTGGTGTGGGGGATCGGTTTCACCGCCGACGATCCGCGGGCCGCGGACCCCGCGCAGTGGCGTGGGCTCAACCTGCTCGGCTTCGCGCTGATGGGGGCGCGGGCGGCACTGCGGGCCGGTCGGACCGTCGACTGA
- a CDS encoding tyrosine-protein phosphatase, whose product MNRHISFVRLHNFRDLGGYPTRDGRVVRTRRLFRSDSLGKLRGTDWDRFLELGIGTVIDLRYPWEIECKGRIPDHDSFRYHNLSIEHRPYDQAALGPEIEVGPYLAERFLEVAYDGVAEIRQALTVIAATEAPLVFHCASGKDRTGLLAALVLALLDVPEDQIVADFARTGLATERLVADWRAARGGATPRWPGFGQAPPEVMRLFLAAVAADHGSLRGYAVRLLGVDDALIAGLRRSLLETPAAAGALALD is encoded by the coding sequence GTGAACAGACACATCTCATTCGTGCGACTGCACAATTTCCGCGATCTCGGCGGCTACCCGACCCGCGACGGCCGGGTCGTGCGTACACGGCGTCTGTTCCGCTCCGACTCGCTCGGCAAACTGCGGGGCACGGACTGGGATCGGTTTCTGGAGCTCGGCATCGGCACCGTCATCGATCTGCGCTATCCCTGGGAGATCGAGTGCAAAGGCCGTATCCCCGACCATGATTCGTTCCGGTACCACAATCTCAGCATCGAGCACCGCCCCTACGATCAGGCGGCGCTCGGCCCCGAGATCGAGGTGGGGCCATATCTCGCGGAGCGATTCCTGGAGGTCGCCTACGACGGTGTCGCGGAGATCCGCCAGGCCCTGACCGTGATCGCCGCCACCGAAGCACCGCTGGTCTTCCACTGCGCCTCGGGCAAGGACCGCACCGGCCTGCTGGCCGCGCTGGTGCTGGCCCTGCTCGACGTGCCGGAGGACCAGATCGTCGCGGACTTCGCGCGCACCGGCCTGGCCACCGAACGGCTCGTCGCGGACTGGCGGGCCGCCCGCGGCGGCGCGACGCCGCGCTGGCCCGGCTTCGGCCAGGCGCCGCCGGAGGTGATGCGACTGTTCCTGGCCGCGGTGGCCGCCGACCACGGGTCGCTGCGTGGATACGCGGTGCGCCTACTCGGCGTCGACGACGCGCTGATCGCCGGCCTGCGCCGAAGCCTGCTAGAGACGCCCGCCGCGGCGGGTGCGCTCGCGCTCGATTAA
- the erm gene encoding ErmE/ErmH/ErmO/ErmR family 23S rRNA (adenine(2058)-N(6))-methyltransferase, with product MSRHRSLPRARSARTRQRLSQNFLTDAGAARRIVRSAELRAGDLVLEIGPGDGMLTRHLLDVAGQIRAYEKDPFYVAKLRGRFAGEPRIRLFHTDFRAVRAPAEPFAVVANIPFGITTDIVRWCLKAPALTSATLLTQYEFARKHSGDYGRWSKLTITHWPTVGMELGARVRRDSFHPVPRVDAAVLRLRRRPSPLLPAAALADYRRIVELGFSGVGGSVASSLRTRFPARTVRAACRGAGIALDEPVGTVEPHRWLTLYRGLRDNCLRDRNVSDTFVYPTRKGGR from the coding sequence ATGTCCCGCCATCGTTCGCTGCCGCGCGCCCGTAGCGCGCGCACCCGCCAACGCCTGTCCCAGAATTTCCTCACCGATGCCGGCGCCGCGCGGCGCATCGTGCGTTCGGCCGAATTGCGCGCCGGCGACCTGGTGCTGGAGATCGGGCCGGGTGACGGCATGCTCACCCGGCACCTGCTCGACGTCGCCGGGCAGATCCGCGCCTACGAGAAAGACCCCTTCTACGTGGCCAAGCTGCGCGGTCGTTTTGCGGGCGAGCCGCGAATCCGGCTGTTCCACACGGACTTCCGCGCCGTACGTGCCCCGGCCGAGCCCTTCGCCGTGGTGGCCAACATCCCCTTCGGCATTACCACCGACATCGTGCGGTGGTGCCTGAAGGCACCGGCGCTCACCTCGGCGACCCTGCTCACCCAATACGAGTTCGCCCGTAAGCATTCCGGCGACTACGGCCGCTGGAGCAAGCTCACGATCACCCATTGGCCCACTGTCGGCATGGAATTGGGCGCGCGCGTGCGCCGCGACAGTTTCCATCCGGTGCCGCGGGTCGACGCCGCCGTCTTGCGGCTGCGACGACGGCCGAGCCCGCTGCTGCCCGCCGCCGCTCTGGCCGACTACCGCCGGATCGTCGAGCTCGGCTTCTCCGGGGTGGGCGGCTCGGTGGCGAGCTCCCTGCGGACCCGCTTTCCCGCCCGCACGGTGCGGGCGGCCTGTCGCGGCGCGGGCATCGCCCTCGACGAGCCGGTCGGGACGGTCGAGCCGCACCGCTGGCTCACCCTCTACCGCGGCTTGCGCGACAACTGTCTCCGCGACAGAAACGTATCGGATACATTTGTGTATCCGACAAGGAAGGGCGGCCGGTGA
- a CDS encoding lactate 2-monooxygenase: MTSNFGDYQFEIYLQGLSGIQPSFPMTHSELEARAQAALPPGIWSYVAGGAGDELTQRVNVTAFEKYGIVPRMLRATKVRDLSIDLFGMRLPAPVFMSPIGVVGLCAQDGHGDIATAKAAARTGVPMVASTLSVDPLEQVAEHFGDTPGMFQLYTPTNRDLAESLIRRAEQAGFKAIVVTLDTWVTGWRPRDLSTSNFPQLRGHCLANYFTDPVFRGLLAKSPEEDPKTAILTWVALFGGAPTWEDLPWLRSLTKLPLILKGICHPDDARRAKDAGIDGIYCSNHGGRQANGGIPAIEHLPEIVEAVDGLPVLFDSGVRSGADIIKALALGASAVGIGRPYSYGLALGGVDGVVHVLRTLLAEADLIMAVDGYPTIADLANDAIRRLH, encoded by the coding sequence GTGACCAGCAACTTCGGTGACTATCAGTTCGAGATCTACCTGCAGGGGCTCAGCGGGATACAGCCCAGCTTCCCGATGACCCACAGCGAACTGGAGGCCAGGGCGCAGGCCGCGCTGCCGCCCGGGATCTGGTCGTATGTGGCGGGCGGCGCCGGCGACGAACTGACCCAGCGGGTCAATGTGACCGCCTTCGAGAAGTACGGCATCGTGCCGCGGATGCTGCGTGCCACCAAGGTCCGCGACCTCTCGATCGACCTGTTCGGCATGCGGCTGCCCGCGCCGGTGTTCATGTCCCCGATCGGCGTGGTCGGGCTCTGCGCCCAGGACGGGCACGGCGACATCGCGACCGCGAAAGCTGCGGCGCGTACGGGCGTGCCGATGGTGGCGTCCACGCTTTCGGTCGACCCGCTGGAGCAGGTGGCCGAACACTTCGGCGACACCCCAGGCATGTTCCAGCTCTACACGCCGACCAACCGCGACCTGGCCGAGAGCCTGATCCGGCGCGCGGAGCAGGCCGGGTTCAAAGCCATTGTGGTGACGTTGGATACGTGGGTGACCGGGTGGCGCCCGCGCGATCTGAGCACGTCGAACTTCCCGCAATTGCGCGGGCACTGCCTGGCGAACTACTTCACCGATCCGGTGTTCCGCGGCCTGCTGGCGAAGAGCCCCGAGGAGGACCCGAAGACCGCGATCCTCACCTGGGTCGCGCTGTTCGGCGGCGCGCCCACCTGGGAGGATCTGCCCTGGCTGCGCTCGCTCACGAAGCTGCCCCTGATCCTCAAGGGCATTTGCCATCCCGACGATGCCAGGCGCGCCAAGGACGCGGGTATCGACGGCATCTACTGCTCGAATCACGGTGGCAGGCAAGCCAATGGCGGGATTCCGGCGATCGAGCACCTGCCCGAGATCGTCGAGGCCGTGGACGGCCTGCCGGTGCTGTTCGACTCCGGCGTCCGATCCGGCGCCGACATCATCAAGGCGCTCGCGCTCGGGGCGAGCGCCGTCGGCATCGGCCGCCCGTACTCCTACGGCCTCGCACTCGGCGGGGTGGACGGCGTCGTGCACGTGCTGCGCACCCTGCTCGCGGAGGCGGATCTGATCATGGCGGTGGACGGTTACCCGACCATCGCCGACCTGGCCAACGACGCCATCCGGCGACTGCACTGA
- a CDS encoding AMP-binding protein yields MVTDVITIDAEFAAARKALWDFFMDPQTYARMFQGIGDCERAETSDTHPVLLIRARHAETELTVPALRLVIGKEPETFELQCPGLGSFAAVRLRGDRDSDPTRVTVTYFGAGRIHPWIAEQDNAAVIAWTMAGLTRIADAVLGEPTSVLVNGEESPTKQQVGTLRQMVTTGVVRTYRPDRALKQVGGLARWGFTLAGGYAAAAGHSPNRLAVVDGVCALTFGQMHDRTHKFASALAMLGIGARDKVGLLSRNRVAMVECMVATGKLGVDTVLLNTGLSARQIEDVAARHGLSALFLDDEFEPLAKYLAASVPRFATGQLTRYDRNTVEDLIALDAPTFARPSHPGRLIVLTSGTSGTPKSAQRPQPKGFGTVAALLSRIPMRMDETMLIPAPLFHTWGLAALQISTPIRASVVLPERFDAEDCLRLIEEHRVTVMIVVPVMVNRILDLPAHVRDRYDTSSLRVVASCGAPLAGPTVLKFLDAFGDVLYNVYGSTEVSWATIADPADLRAAPTTAGRPPLGTKVAVLDQDLRPVPRGVTGRIFVLNHMLFDGYTDAKPPTEWGGMLDTGDLGYLDADGLLFVAGRDDEMIISGGENVFPRPVEEALSHLPQVSEVAVVGVPDKEYGQRLAAFVVTREGFGLDRDMVCNYIRHRLSRFSVPRDVTFLDALPRNATGKILKRTLIQPS; encoded by the coding sequence TTGGTTACGGATGTCATCACAATAGACGCGGAGTTCGCAGCCGCACGAAAAGCGCTGTGGGACTTTTTCATGGACCCGCAGACCTACGCCCGCATGTTCCAGGGAATCGGCGACTGCGAGCGCGCGGAAACCTCGGATACCCACCCGGTGCTCCTGATCCGCGCGCGCCACGCGGAAACCGAACTCACCGTGCCCGCGCTGCGGCTGGTGATCGGCAAGGAACCGGAAACCTTCGAACTGCAATGCCCTGGCCTGGGCAGTTTCGCCGCCGTGCGGCTGCGCGGCGACCGTGATAGCGATCCGACGCGGGTTACCGTCACCTACTTCGGTGCCGGGCGCATCCATCCCTGGATCGCCGAACAGGACAACGCCGCCGTGATCGCGTGGACCATGGCCGGTCTGACCCGGATCGCCGACGCCGTGCTGGGCGAACCGACCTCGGTGCTGGTCAACGGCGAAGAATCGCCGACGAAACAGCAGGTGGGCACCCTGAGGCAGATGGTGACCACCGGTGTCGTGCGCACCTACCGGCCCGACCGCGCGCTCAAGCAGGTCGGCGGCCTGGCCCGGTGGGGATTCACGCTGGCGGGTGGTTACGCGGCCGCCGCGGGACATTCGCCTAATCGGCTGGCCGTCGTGGACGGTGTCTGTGCACTGACATTCGGACAAATGCACGATCGCACGCACAAATTCGCTTCCGCGCTGGCGATGCTCGGCATCGGGGCGCGAGATAAAGTCGGGCTACTCTCGCGCAATCGGGTGGCGATGGTCGAATGCATGGTCGCCACCGGCAAACTCGGCGTCGATACCGTGCTGTTGAACACCGGCCTGTCCGCCAGGCAGATCGAGGACGTCGCGGCCCGGCACGGCCTGTCCGCGCTGTTCCTCGACGACGAATTCGAGCCGCTGGCCAAGTATCTGGCCGCGTCGGTGCCGCGCTTCGCCACCGGGCAGCTGACCCGATACGACCGCAACACCGTCGAGGACCTGATCGCGCTAGACGCGCCGACGTTCGCCCGGCCCAGCCATCCTGGCAGGCTGATCGTGCTGACCTCCGGCACCAGCGGCACGCCGAAGAGCGCGCAGCGACCGCAGCCCAAGGGGTTCGGCACCGTGGCGGCGCTGCTGTCGCGCATCCCGATGCGGATGGACGAGACGATGCTCATCCCGGCGCCGCTGTTCCACACCTGGGGGCTGGCGGCCTTGCAGATCAGCACGCCGATCCGGGCGAGCGTGGTGCTGCCGGAGCGGTTCGACGCCGAAGACTGTCTGCGGCTGATCGAGGAGCATCGGGTCACCGTGATGATCGTGGTACCGGTGATGGTGAATCGGATCCTCGACCTGCCCGCGCACGTGCGCGACCGTTACGACACGTCGAGCCTGCGCGTGGTCGCCAGTTGCGGTGCGCCGCTGGCCGGTCCGACCGTGCTGAAGTTTCTCGACGCGTTCGGCGACGTGCTCTACAACGTCTACGGCTCGACGGAGGTGTCATGGGCGACCATCGCCGATCCGGCCGATCTGCGGGCCGCGCCGACCACCGCGGGGCGTCCGCCGCTCGGCACCAAAGTCGCGGTGCTCGACCAGGACCTGCGGCCGGTGCCGCGCGGGGTGACCGGGCGTATCTTCGTGCTCAACCACATGCTCTTCGACGGCTACACCGACGCGAAGCCGCCCACCGAGTGGGGTGGCATGCTCGACACCGGTGACCTCGGCTATCTCGACGCCGACGGGCTGCTGTTCGTCGCGGGCCGCGACGACGAGATGATCATCTCCGGCGGTGAGAACGTCTTCCCGCGCCCGGTCGAGGAGGCGCTGTCGCATCTGCCCCAGGTCAGCGAGGTGGCGGTGGTCGGCGTGCCGGACAAGGAGTACGGGCAGCGCCTGGCCGCGTTCGTGGTGACCAGGGAGGGCTTCGGGCTGGACCGCGACATGGTGTGCAACTACATCAGGCACCGGCTGAGCCGATTCTCCGTCCCGCGCGACGTGACCTTCTTGGACGCGCTGCCGCGCAACGCGACGGGAAAGATCCTCAAGCGCACGCTGATTCAGCCGAGCTGA
- the thpD gene encoding ectoine hydroxylase, giving the protein MVLQHTETRPSTDRIDRYPTRIDAPATHLDRTDPTVWGTVESPALAAFDTDGFASIDELLTPTEVADFSAEIGRLAGDPALRDDDRVIVEKSSNRVRSVFEVHRLSAAIADLVRESRVAGLARQVLGSEVYIHQSRVNYMPGFRGTGFYWHSDFETWHAEDGMPAPRAVSLSIALTDNYPINGSLMVMPGSHRTFVPCLGSTPAEHYRESLQEQEIGVPTQEDITTLANQYGISQFTGRAGSALLFDSNLMHGSSNNITPFPRSNIFLVFNSVENALVEPFAAPAPRPGYIGSRDFTPLSV; this is encoded by the coding sequence ATGGTTTTGCAGCACACTGAAACTCGACCCTCGACCGACCGGATCGATCGCTACCCGACCCGGATAGACGCACCGGCAACGCACCTGGATCGCACCGATCCGACGGTGTGGGGCACGGTCGAGAGCCCGGCGCTCGCCGCCTTCGACACCGACGGCTTCGCCAGCATCGACGAACTGCTCACACCCACCGAGGTCGCCGACTTCAGCGCCGAGATCGGCAGGCTGGCAGGCGATCCCGCGTTGCGCGACGACGACCGGGTGATCGTGGAGAAGTCGTCGAACCGGGTGCGGTCGGTCTTCGAGGTGCACCGGCTCAGCGCCGCGATCGCGGACCTCGTCCGGGAATCGCGGGTGGCCGGGCTGGCCAGGCAGGTGCTCGGCTCCGAGGTGTACATCCACCAGAGCCGGGTCAACTACATGCCGGGCTTTCGCGGCACCGGGTTCTACTGGCATTCCGATTTCGAGACCTGGCACGCCGAGGACGGCATGCCTGCGCCGCGGGCGGTGAGCCTGTCCATCGCGCTCACCGACAACTACCCGATCAACGGCAGCCTGATGGTGATGCCCGGCTCGCACCGGACGTTCGTGCCCTGCCTGGGCAGCACGCCCGCCGAGCACTACCGGGAATCCCTGCAGGAGCAGGAGATCGGCGTGCCGACCCAGGAGGACATCACCACGCTGGCGAACCAGTACGGGATCAGCCAGTTCACCGGGCGGGCCGGTTCGGCGCTGCTGTTCGACTCGAACCTGATGCACGGTTCATCGAACAACATCACGCCGTTCCCGCGCTCGAACATCTTCCTGGTCTTCAACAGCGTGGAGAACGCCCTGGTCGAGCCGTTCGCCGCGCCCGCGCCGCGACCAGGCTACATCGGCAGCCGCGACTTCACGCCGCTGTCGGTCTGA
- a CDS encoding ectoine synthase — translation MIVRTTAEITGTERDVAGEGWRSKRIILGGDGVGFSFHETTIDAGSTHEFHYRYHVEAVWLIEGEGTLTDLDNDVTYELGPGSMYLLDGNERHQLSARTRMRMMCVFNPPVTGQEVHDSTGAYPLVASTIGG, via the coding sequence ATGATCGTACGGACCACCGCCGAGATCACCGGCACCGAACGCGATGTGGCAGGGGAGGGTTGGCGCAGCAAGCGCATCATCCTCGGCGGCGACGGCGTCGGTTTCTCCTTCCACGAAACCACCATCGATGCGGGCAGCACGCACGAGTTCCACTATCGCTACCACGTGGAAGCGGTATGGTTGATCGAGGGTGAGGGCACACTCACCGATCTCGACAACGACGTGACCTATGAGCTCGGTCCCGGCTCGATGTACCTGCTGGACGGGAACGAGCGGCACCAGCTCTCGGCGCGCACCCGGATGCGGATGATGTGCGTGTTCAATCCTCCGGTCACCGGGCAGGAGGTCCACGACAGCACCGGCGCGTACCCGCTCGTTGCCTCGACGATCGGGGGATAG
- the ectB gene encoding diaminobutyrate--2-oxoglutarate transaminase, producing MITADTSIFESLESNVRGYCRAWPAVFAKAKGSWLRDEDGKDYLDFFAGAGALNYGHNNDVLKQPLLDYIASDGITHGLDMSTSAKRSLLETLRDTVFAPRGLDYKVQFPGPTGANAVEAALKLARKVTGRETIVSFTNAFHGMTLGALSVTGNAAKRAGAGVPLVHAAHMPYDGYFDGTTADFQWMEKVLDDTSSGFDRPAAVIVETVQGEGGVNVARAEWLRHLAGLCAARDILLIVDDVQMGCGRTGPFFSFELAGITPDIVTLSKSIGGYGLPMALVLFKSELDQWSPGEHNGTFRGNNPAFVTADVALRHYWSDDTLQNATLAKGEHIARTLTELAGNVSGVSTRGRGLVHGVVFDDPSQASKVCQIAFERGLLVETSGSTDEVVKLLPALTITDQELDHGLQILTSAVDTVCNGVGAIA from the coding sequence ATGATCACCGCCGACACGAGCATATTCGAAAGTCTGGAATCGAACGTGCGCGGCTACTGCCGCGCCTGGCCCGCGGTCTTCGCCAAGGCGAAGGGCAGCTGGCTGCGAGACGAGGACGGCAAGGACTACCTCGACTTCTTCGCGGGCGCGGGCGCGCTGAACTACGGCCACAACAACGACGTGCTCAAGCAGCCGCTGCTGGACTACATCGCCAGCGACGGCATCACGCACGGGCTCGACATGTCCACCTCGGCCAAGCGCAGTCTGCTCGAAACCCTGCGCGACACCGTGTTCGCGCCGCGCGGGCTGGACTACAAGGTCCAGTTCCCCGGCCCGACCGGCGCCAACGCCGTCGAGGCCGCGCTCAAGCTGGCCCGCAAGGTCACCGGCCGGGAGACGATCGTCAGCTTCACCAACGCCTTCCACGGCATGACGCTCGGCGCACTGTCGGTTACCGGCAACGCGGCCAAGCGCGCGGGCGCCGGTGTGCCGCTGGTGCACGCGGCGCACATGCCCTACGACGGCTACTTCGACGGCACCACCGCCGACTTCCAGTGGATGGAGAAGGTGCTCGACGACACCTCGTCGGGCTTCGACCGTCCGGCCGCGGTGATCGTCGAGACGGTGCAGGGCGAGGGCGGGGTGAATGTCGCTCGCGCGGAATGGCTGCGCCACCTCGCCGGGCTCTGCGCCGCGCGCGACATCCTGCTGATCGTCGACGACGTGCAGATGGGCTGCGGCCGCACCGGCCCGTTCTTCTCCTTCGAACTCGCGGGCATCACTCCCGACATCGTCACGCTGTCGAAGTCGATCGGCGGCTACGGTCTGCCGATGGCCTTGGTGCTGTTCAAGTCCGAGCTCGACCAGTGGTCGCCGGGTGAGCACAACGGCACCTTTCGCGGCAACAACCCCGCCTTCGTCACGGCCGATGTCGCGCTGCGGCACTACTGGTCCGATGACACCCTGCAGAACGCGACGCTGGCCAAGGGTGAGCACATCGCGCGTACGCTGACGGAATTGGCGGGCAACGTCTCCGGCGTATCGACCCGCGGTCGCGGCCTGGTGCACGGCGTGGTGTTCGATGACCCGTCGCAGGCGAGCAAGGTCTGCCAGATCGCGTTCGAGCGCGGCTTGCTGGTGGAGACCTCGGGTTCCACCGACGAGGTGGTGAAGTTGTTGCCCGCGTTGACGATTACCGATCAGGAATTGGATCACGGCCTGCAGATCCTGACCAGCGCCGTGGACACCGTCTGCAATGGAGTAGGGGCGATCGCATGA